The following are encoded together in the Glycine max cultivar Williams 82 chromosome 8, Glycine_max_v4.0, whole genome shotgun sequence genome:
- the LOC102669071 gene encoding disease resistance protein RUN1 codes for MGGIGKTTVAKVVYAKLCYEFESCCFLENVREQSQKHGLNYLHDKLLFELLKDEPPHNCTAEVVGSKFVLRRLANKKVLIVLNDVNGFEQLEYLAREFVCLGPGSRVIITTRDKHLLIRRVDKIHEVKELNFQDSLKLFSLVAFRDSNPQMEYIELSERAVAYTKGNPLALKVFGFTFPFQKYRNDAEKNIFLDIAFFFEGENKDHVMRLLDACGFYATIGIETLQDKALGTDAIEGIMLDMSQIRELHLSADIFKKMAKLRLLKFYSPFNGRSCKMHLPTGFRQLKGNRPYCFHAVDGAPRFIQGNKA; via the exons ATGGGGGGTATAGGTAAGACAACTGTTGCTAAGGTCGTATATGCCAAACTATGTTATGAATTTGAAAGTTGCTGCTTCTTGGAAAATGTAAGAGAACAATCGCAGAAGCATggattaaattatttacatgaTAAGCTTCTCTTTGAGCTGCTGAAGGATGAACCTCCCCACAATTGCACAGCTGAAGTTGTAGGATCCAAATTTGTTTTGAGAAGGCTCgcaaataaaaaagttttgatTGTGCTTAATGATGTGAATGGTTTTGAGCAATTAGAATATCTGGCAAGAGAATTTGTCTGCTTGGGACCAGGTAGTAGAGTTATTATAACTACAAGAGATAAGCATTTGCTTATTCGAAGAGTTGATAAAATACATGAAGTCAAGGAATTGAACTTTCAAGATTCCCTTAAGCTTTTCAGCTTAGTTGCATTCAGAGACAGCAATCCTCAAATGGAATATATAGAGCTATCAGAAAGGGCAGTTGCATACACCAAGGGCAATCCATTAGCTCTGAAAGTGTTTGGCTTCACTTTTCCATTCCAAAAGTATAGAA ATGATGCAGAGAAGAACATTTTTCTAGACATTGCATTCTTTTTTGAAGGGGAAAATAAAGATCATGTCATGAGGCTACTAGATGCCTGTGGCTTTTATGCAACTATCGGAATAGAAACCCTTCAAGATAAAGCTCTT gGAACTGATGCAATTGAAGGCATAATGTTAGACATGTCTCAAATTAGGGAACTTCACTTGAGTGCTGACATCTTCAAAAAGATGGCTAAACTAAGATTGCTCAAATTCTATTCTCCCTTCAATGGGAGATCATGCAAAATGCACCTTCCGACAG GATTTCGTCAACTTAAAGGGAATAGACCTTACTGCTTCCACGCAGTTGATGGAGCTCCCAGATTTATCCAAGGCAACAAAGCTTGA
- the LOC100804270 gene encoding disease resistance protein RPS4 — MPNLHNLLDALRSVRKLILDECCNFSRVPCNIKHLWCLEYLSLRDCTGLRFIPQLPPSAEHLDAINCTSLETVLPLMPLRQPGQNDISISFENCLKLDEHSKYGITEYANFTMKHVAYANDSGSHHLNKRGGAVCFPGSKVPEWFENRTTTPACVTVQLPPPSHLLGFAFCVVLSQFQSNAKYEYHQIVCRWCLEDGKSVGYIRRWYYKAIRELNSDHVYVWYEPSCEKIIDILSDRH; from the coding sequence ATGCCAAATTTGCATAACCTACTTGATGCTTTGCGTTCTGTCAGAAAGCTGATTTTGGACGAGTGTTGTAACTTTTCTCGAGTCCCTTGCAATATCAAGCATCTTTGGTGCCTTGAATACCTGTCCCTAAGGGATTGCACGGGGCTTCGATTTATACCTCAGCTTCCACCATCTGCTGAACATTTAGATGCCATCAACTGCACATCCCTGGAGACAGTGTTGCCTCTAATGCCTTTGAGACAACCGGGACAAAATGACATAAGCATTTCATTTGAAAACTGCTTGAAATTAGATGAACATTCAAAATATGGTATTACAGAATATGCCAACTTCACAATGAAGCATGTTGCATATGCAAATGACAGTGGTTCACATCATCTGAATAAAAGAGGTGGTGCTGTTTGTTTTCCAGGAAGCAAGGTGCCAGAGTGGTTTGAAAACAGGACAACAACACCGGCTTGTGTAACTGTTCAACTTCCTCCACCTTCCCACTTGTTGGGTTTTGCTTTCTGTGTTGTGCTTTCTCAGTTTCAATCAAATGCTAAGTATGAGTATCATCAGATAGTATGTCGATGGTGCTTGGAAGATGGTAAAAGTGTTGGATACATACGTAGATGGTATTACAAAGCTATCAGGGAATTGAATTCAGATCATGTTTATGTATGGTATGAACCATCTTGTGAAAAGATAATCGACATACTATCTGATCGCCATTAA
- the LOC100804798 gene encoding ABC transporter C family member 8, whose amino-acid sequence MTYFGINIADFSWTCLRDFDLTSLCSQTSIIDILKLLFIAVFYTSLLVSLIRRHSECGSNRKNWVFLVVSVCCALISIAHFCNGLKLWNQKSWLASTFRAFVWLSLTISLHVQRNKWIKSLNSIWWASSCVLASALNIEIMFKEHTVELFEMVQWLVHFSLLFCAFQNLPYFATSEGIQDTTSLSEPLIAPRVETKQTQLGHATLLSKLTFSWVNSLLRLGYSKPLALEEIPFLLPEDEANSAYQDFVHAWESLLSENNNNNNNNKNLVLWSVVRTFSKENILIALYALIRSICMIISPLILYAFVNYSNSTEADLKEGFSILGFMIISKVVESLCQRHFGFGSRRSGMKIRSALMVAVYQKLLKLSSSARRRHSTGEVVNYIAVDAYRLGEFPWWFHITWTSAVQLVLSIVLLFGVVGAGALPGLVPLLICGVLNVPFAKMIQNSQSQFMMAQDERLRATSEILNSMKIIKLQSWEDKFKNLVLSLRAKEFIWLSKAQIIKAYGSFLYWMTPTIVPSVVFMGCSLFDSAPLNAGIIFTVLTTLRIMGEPVRLIPEALSIMIQVKVSFDRLNTFLLDEELDSINGYGRNIKQSSVNAVEIQAGNFIWDHESVSPTLRDVNLEIKWGQKIAVCGPVGAGKSSLLYAVLGEIPKISGTVNVGGTIAYVSQTSWIQSGTVRDNILFGKPMDKTRYENATKVCALDMDINDFSHGDLTEIGQRGINMSGGQRQRIQLARAVYNDADIYLLDDPFSAVDAHTAAILFNDCVMTALREKTVILVTHQVEFLTEVDTILVMEGGKVIQSGSYEDLLTARTAFEQLVSAHKATLTGVDQKNESEIDSDIEVMVHPEESQSFNLTKNQSERVISTKGQLGAQLTQDEEKEIGDIGWKPFWDYISFSKGSFLLCLTMSAQFAFIALQTASTYWLALAIEIPKVTSGILIGVFSLFSLLSAVFIYIRSVLAANLGLKASIAFFSSFTSAIFNAPMFFFDSTPVGRILTRASSDLSILDLDIPYTLTLVAFVAADVLVTICVMVSVTWQVLIVAIPATVASIYIQGYYQASARELIRINGTTKAPVMNFAAETSLGVVTVRAFNTVNRFFNNYLKLVDMDATLFFHSIVTMEWSILRIEVLQNLTVFTAALLLILLPKGYVPSGLVGLSLAYALTLKEAQVFWSRMFSMSSNHIISVERIMQFIEIPAEPPAIVEDNRPPSSWPSKGRIDLRALEIRYHPNAPLVLKGINCTFKEGNRVGVVGRTGSGKTTLISALFRIVEPSSGDILIDGINICSIGLKDLRMKLSIIPQEPTLFKGSIRTNLDPLGLYDDDEIWKALEKCQLKETIRKLPRLLDSSVSDEGGNWSLGQQQLFCLGRVLLKRNRILVLDEATASIDSATDAILQQVIRREFAECTVVTVAHRVPTVIDSDMVMVLSYGKLVEYDDPSKLMETNSWFSRLVAEYWSSCRKNSSPNINRQQH is encoded by the exons aTGACGTACTTTGGGATTAACATAG CGGATTTCTCGTGGACTTGTCTGAGAGACTTTGATCTCACTTCTTTGTGCTCCCAAACGAGCATAATAGACATTTTAAAGCTACTTTTCATCGCTGTCTTCTACACGTCTTTGCTTGTTTCTTTAATCAGAAGACATTCCGAATGTGGTAGCAACAGAAAGAACTGGGTTTTCCTAGTTGTCTCAGTTTGTTGTGCTCTCATTAGCATTGCACATTTTTGCAATGGCTTGAAGTTGTGGAATCAGAAGAGCTGGTTAGCTTCTACTTTCAGAGCATTTGTGTGGCTTTCTCTAACAATTTCATTACATGTTCAGAGAAACAAATGGATCAAATCTCTAAACTCTATCTGGTGGGCATCTTCCTGTGTATTGGCTTCAGCTCTCAACATTGAAATTATGTTCAAAGAGCACACAGTTGAACTTTTCGAAATGGTACAATGGCTTGTACATTTCTCACTTCTCTTTTGCGCCTTCCAAAATCTCCCTTATTTTGCCACATCCGAAGGTATCCAAGATACTACTAGTTTATCTGAGCCTCTGATAGCTCCGAGAGTTGAAACTAAACAAACGCAACTAGGCCATGCTACCCTTCTCAGTAAGTTGACTTTCTCTTGGGTTAATTCTTTACTCAGACTGGGTTACTCAAAGCCACTAGCTCTTGAAGAAATCCCATTTCTTCTTCCTGAAGATGAAGCAAACTCTGCCTACCAAGACTTCGTGCATGCATGGGAATCCCTTCTAAGTgagaacaacaataacaacaacaacaacaaaaacttgGTTCTTTGGTCTGTAGTAAGAACTTTCTCAAAGGAGAACATATTAATAGCACTTTACGCATTAATAAGAAGTATTTGCATGATAATTTCTCCTCTAATACTCTATGCTTTTGTAAACTACTCGAATAGCACTGAGGCAGATCTCAAAGAAGGTTTTTCCATACTGGGTTTTATGATTATCAGCAAAGTGGTTGAATCTCTGTGCCAGAGACATTTCGGTTTTGGCTCGAGGCGGTCAGGGATGAAAATTAGATCAGCTCTGATGGTGGCAGTGTATCAGAAACTGCTTAAGCTCTCCAGCTCAGCAAGGAGAAGGCACTCAACTGGAGAAGTTGTGAATTACATCGCAGTTGATGCATATCGATTGGGAGAATTTCCATGGTGGTTTCACATAACATGGACTTCTGCAGTGCAACTTGTTTTGTCCATTGTTCTCCTTTTTGGTGTTGTAGGTGCCGGTGCTCTTCCAGGTTTAGTCCCTCTTCTCATCTGTGGAGTTCTCAATGTACCATTTGCAAAGATGATACAAAATTCTCAGTCACAATTCATGATGGCGCAAGATGAGCGTCTCAGAGCAACTTCCGAAATTCTAAATAGTATGAAAATCATCAAGTTACAATCCTGGGAGGATAAATTCAAGAACTTAGTTTTGTCCCTACGTGCTAAAGAATTCATATGGCTGTCTAAGGCACAGATCATAAAAGCTTATGGGTCATTTCTGTATTGGATGACTCCTACCATCGTTCCTTCTGTTGTTTTCATGGGGTGTTCTCTTTTCGATAGTGCTCCATTGAATGCTGGAATCATTTTCACAGTTCTTACGACATTGAGGATAATGGGAGAACCTGTTCGGTTGATCCCCGAGGCTCTATCGATTATGATCCAAGTTAAGGTCTCCTTTGATCGTCTCAATACCTTTTTGCTCGATGAAGAGTTAGATAGTATTAATGGTTATGGAAGAAATATAAAGCAAAGTTCAGTTAATGCAGTAGAAATCCAAGCTGGCAATTTCATTTGGGATCATGAATCAGTGTCTCCAACTTTAAGAGATGTGAATTTAGAAATCAAATGGGGACAGAAAATTGCAGTTTGTGGACCAGTTGGAGCtggaaaatcatctcttttgTATGCAGTACTTGGAGAGATTCCCAAGATCTCAGGAACT GTGAATGTAGGTGGCACAATAGCCTATGTTTCTCAAACTTCTTGGATACAAAGTGGGACAGTTCGGGATAATATACTCTTCGGAAAGCCAATGGACAAAACCAGATATGAGAATGCTACTAAAGTTTGTGCCTTAGATATGGATATCAATGATTTTAGCCATGGTGATCTTACCGAAATAGGCCAGCGAGGGATTAACATGAGTGGAGGACAGAGGCAAAGGATTCAACTAGCTCGAGCAGTTTACAACGACGCTGACATCTATCTCCTTGATGATCCATTCAGTGCAGTTGATGCACACACTGCTGCTATTCTGTTCAAT GACTGTGTCATGACTGCTCTAAGAGAGAAAACAGTCATTCTAGTGACTCATCAAGTGGAGTTTCTCACAGAAGTTGATACAATCCTG GTAATGGAGGGTGGAAAAGTTATTCAATCAGGTAGTTATGAAGATCTCCTAACGGCCAGAACTGCCTTTGAACAACTTGTGAGTGCCCATAAAGCTACATTAACAGGAGTGGatcaaaaaaatgaaagtgaaattGATTCTGATATTGAGGTTATGGTACATCCAGAAGAGTCTCAAAGTTTTAATCTCACTAAAAATCAAAGTGAGCGGGTGATTTCTACCAAGGGTCAACTTGGGGCACAGCTTACACAAGACGAAGAAAAAGAGATTGGTGATATTGGGTGGAAGCCATTCTGggattatatttcattttccaAGGGATCATTCTTGCTGTGTTTAACCATGTCAGCACAGTTTGCTTTTATTGCTTTGCAGACTGCATCAACCTATTGGCTTGCTCTAGCCATTGAAATTCCAAAAGTCACTAGTGGCATTTTGATTGGAGTTTTCTCATTATTTTCATTACTGAGTgctgtatttatatatataaggtCTGTCCTGGCGGCTAATCTTGGATTAAAAGCTTCTATAGCCTTCTTCTCAAGTTTCACTTCGGCTATCTTCAATGCTCCTATGTTTTTCTTTGACTCAACCCCTGTAGGAAGGATTTTAACCCGA GCTTCATCAGATTTGAGCATTTTGGACCTTGATATTCCTTATACTCTCACTTTAGTAGCATTTGTAGCTGCTGATGTTCTGGTGACAATATGTGTAATGGTTTCAGTCACATGGCAAGTTCTTATTGTTGCTATTCCTGCTACCGTGGCATCAATATATATTCAG ggATATTATCAAGCCTCGGCGAGGGAATTGATAAGGATCAATGGAACCACAAAAGCTCCAGTCATGAATTTTGCTGCTGAGACATCACTTGGGGTGGTTACTGTAAGAGCATTCAACACGGTGAACAGATTTTTCAACAACTACCTAAAGCTTGTGGACATGGATGCAACATTGTTCTTTCATTCTATCGTGACCATGGAATGGTCAATTTTAAGGATTGAAGTACTTCAAAATTTGACAGTCTTCACTGCAGCTTTATTACTTATTCTACTTCCTAAGGGATATGTACCTTCag GTCTTGTGGGATTGTCTCTGGCTTATGCGTTGACACTGAAAGAAGCCCAAGTATTTTGGAGTCGAATGTTTAGCATGTCATCAAACCATATCATCTCTGTTGAAAGAATAATGCAATTCATTGAAATACCAGCAGAGCCTCCAGCCATTGTGGAGGATAACAGACCTCCATCTTCATGGCCTTCCAAGGGTAGGATTGATCTTCGAGCCCTAGAG ATTAGATATCATCCAAATGCTCCATTAGTCCTTAAGGGTATAAATTGTACGTTTAAAGAAGGGAATAGAGTTGGAGTTGTAGGAAGGACCGGAAGTGGAAAAACTACACTTATAAGTGCTTTGTTTCGCATAGTTGAACCTTCAAGTGGTGATATTTTAATAGATGGGATTAACATATGCTCAATAGGGTTAAAGGATTTGAGAATGAAACTTAGCATCATCCCTCAAGAACCTACTCTTTTCAAGGGCAGCATTAGGACCAACCTGGACCCTCTAGGCCTCTATGACGATGATGAAATATGGAAG GCTTTAGAGAAATGTCAGCTAAAGGAAACAATCAGAAAGCTACCACGTCTCTTGGATTCTTCTG TGAGTGATGAAGGTGGAAATTGGAGCTTGGGACAACAGCAACTGTTTTGTCTTGGAAGAGTACTACTTAAGAGGAACAGAATACTTGTTCTAGACGAAGCTACTGCATCGATTGACTCTGCAACAGATGCCATTCTACAACAAGTGATTAGACGAGAATTTGCAGAATGCACGGTTGTAACCGTGGCTCACAGAGTTCCAACTGTAATAGATAGCGACATGGTCATGGTCCTGTCCTATG GGAAACTAGTGGAATATGATGACCCTTCAAAACTTATGGAGACCAACTCTTGGTTCTCTAGATTGGTCGCTGAATATTGGTCGAGCTGCAGGAAGAACTCCTCCCCAAATATTAACAGGCAGCAACATTGA